A genomic stretch from Enterobacter dykesii includes:
- a CDS encoding NACHT domain-containing protein yields the protein MNSTFYLERNFTHGDRTYTETELLAASTHIVVLAEPGGGKTELMKSLAQKLNTSVLNASVFAYVGADKENSPLIIDAVDEVARIDQSGIHKLLAHTRTSKPTRVIMSSRSSEWGQASTGIFEKFLGFPPMVVRLREFDQDEQHAIFKHHAPEEDFFAFQTEVTRFSLDMLLPNPQFLKMFIDAYLESGRQFADKRSIFALAVERLAKEINPDIPKASVSLSIAQKISFSAEVYTKLLLSGAEGVCTTDVTANRMYPMLPALFSGSTACYDILSTQLFKPGDNEDQHRPVHKIVAEYCAADYLIKRIADPVDVLTLTKCLPVIAPNGIARDELRGLLGWMAALGNRSVQESIIDLDAYAVLANGDPSQLERSSKRQLLHRLKEIEAADPYFRRSDFWRRFSAAGFFTQDVVEEIKPLLTMGNDGHLRNLILELLAGSPVNNQLVPELSQLTLNTNESEHIRTLASRCLLNVKEYDFIGALAVLIFEASHISLNIAANIIKVTGPEKFNHTYLSGFFRVCANLYPDHKAHFERVVGTRYFIKKLISCFSQHTLELLLDELTHNLHCHCGKKSYECDCRNGISKIVGSMVDRYFELTQAPFDPVRIWQWIGNLNFHRQCQPDQSKSVQVLRENETLRQGIITYVFGPLTDRNAIFNIRVWKFDGNLHSHSGLHLCRNDYKFILNLAFKTDNVDLWASFLVNHQRYKNKEDQGSDDLRTQMRQHSLSKPAFMREWARYNNAMKLSEQENQLWKFRHSRSRKRHDKKQREIHAKNIKFVNENRDIVERGRHWQCLLRFAELVLMHPERIELEFGDEKLVRNALRNCLDFITPEVPTLRELAALKCESKYNHSETILYAACLEILRAEGNLECVNIGLLTALRTNIHMGYDSVTMEERDALQTEIDRLIFPDNESAEKYLRQYVEPQLAQPCPHPEIWMLSGEEVFNNSRAKLSIEWLHRFTDLSLDSVDTLFEIAAQYGDREVLKEIIAERCSEMVSEQPNSTKNEDIERKKIFWMVREFYFMENITDNYWAWLKSDKNNLLHFYERSGRMSRSEHRAWPELTSMKVEAILDAFIEHWPHVDLPNSWGSDSPKEEKAYRFLTDLIWSINSDKPDIAIPVLNRLLNDPRITNLHKELQSINADQIRKKALRDFEPPTPNEIVQRLDCDSVVTVEGLRQLVIQELNDFQKAIDGGEFNSVDRFYEKNDRLDEVKSTEIIAERLNLRLQPQGITITPEHQLKGKNRSDFTASKLIGGRRRLLVTEVKGQWHRELYSAASAQLYDRYSIHPDAEQQGIFLVIWFGESETVAGRKAHGIKTAQELKISIEAVLQSDLRGLIDVFVLDVARRSKH from the coding sequence ATGAATTCAACCTTCTATCTTGAACGTAATTTTACACACGGTGACAGGACGTACACAGAGACAGAGTTGCTGGCTGCATCAACGCACATTGTTGTGTTAGCAGAACCCGGCGGCGGGAAAACGGAGCTGATGAAGAGTCTTGCTCAAAAACTGAACACTTCAGTATTAAATGCCAGTGTATTTGCCTACGTGGGAGCGGATAAAGAAAATAGCCCGCTGATAATTGACGCCGTTGATGAAGTCGCCAGGATCGATCAATCCGGTATTCATAAACTTCTTGCGCATACCAGAACATCAAAGCCGACTCGCGTAATCATGTCGAGTAGGTCAAGCGAATGGGGACAGGCGTCTACAGGTATTTTTGAAAAATTTCTTGGTTTCCCCCCGATGGTTGTGAGGCTGAGAGAGTTCGATCAAGACGAACAACACGCCATCTTTAAGCACCATGCGCCAGAAGAAGACTTCTTTGCATTCCAGACCGAAGTAACACGGTTTAGTTTAGATATGTTGTTACCAAACCCTCAGTTTCTGAAAATGTTCATCGATGCCTATTTAGAAAGTGGCAGGCAATTTGCTGACAAACGTTCAATCTTTGCTTTAGCGGTAGAACGACTGGCTAAGGAAATCAACCCAGATATTCCGAAAGCCTCTGTATCTCTTTCAATTGCGCAGAAGATTTCATTTTCTGCCGAGGTTTATACCAAACTTCTGTTGTCTGGCGCAGAAGGAGTCTGTACCACCGATGTGACTGCAAACCGGATGTATCCCATGCTGCCAGCGTTGTTTAGTGGCAGTACTGCTTGTTACGACATATTGTCCACTCAGCTTTTCAAACCTGGGGATAATGAAGACCAGCACCGTCCGGTCCACAAGATCGTCGCTGAATACTGCGCAGCGGATTATTTGATTAAACGAATAGCCGACCCTGTAGATGTTCTCACTTTAACAAAGTGCTTGCCTGTTATTGCACCGAATGGTATTGCCAGAGATGAGTTGAGAGGTCTGCTCGGGTGGATGGCGGCACTAGGCAACAGGTCGGTACAGGAATCCATTATTGATCTTGACGCCTATGCGGTGCTCGCAAACGGCGATCCATCGCAGCTTGAACGCTCGTCAAAACGACAACTTCTTCATCGACTCAAAGAGATTGAAGCCGCTGACCCTTACTTTCGTCGTAGCGATTTCTGGCGCCGGTTCAGCGCGGCTGGTTTTTTCACGCAAGATGTTGTTGAAGAAATAAAGCCTCTATTAACGATGGGTAATGATGGTCATTTACGTAATTTAATTTTAGAGCTTCTAGCAGGCTCTCCGGTAAACAATCAGTTGGTGCCTGAATTGAGCCAGCTTACGTTAAACACAAACGAGTCTGAACATATTCGTACATTAGCAAGCAGATGCTTACTCAATGTCAAAGAATACGATTTCATTGGCGCTTTAGCAGTATTGATTTTCGAAGCCAGTCATATTTCACTCAATATTGCTGCCAATATAATCAAAGTCACAGGGCCAGAAAAATTTAATCACACATATCTCTCTGGATTCTTCCGTGTCTGTGCGAACCTCTATCCCGATCACAAAGCACACTTTGAAAGAGTGGTAGGCACTCGTTATTTTATTAAGAAGCTAATCTCCTGTTTTTCACAGCATACACTTGAACTTCTTCTGGACGAATTAACCCATAACCTTCATTGCCATTGTGGGAAAAAATCCTATGAGTGTGATTGTCGCAATGGAATAAGCAAGATCGTAGGTTCAATGGTCGATCGCTATTTTGAACTAACTCAAGCTCCGTTTGACCCGGTGAGGATCTGGCAATGGATAGGTAATCTCAATTTTCATCGTCAATGCCAACCCGATCAAAGCAAATCGGTACAGGTACTTCGGGAAAATGAAACGCTTCGTCAGGGGATCATTACCTATGTATTTGGGCCTTTAACGGATCGTAACGCGATATTTAACATAAGAGTATGGAAATTCGACGGAAACCTACATTCACATTCAGGCCTTCATTTATGTAGGAATGACTATAAATTCATCCTCAATCTGGCGTTTAAAACAGATAACGTTGACCTGTGGGCGAGCTTCCTTGTCAACCATCAACGTTACAAAAACAAGGAAGACCAAGGTTCTGATGATTTGCGGACGCAAATGCGTCAGCACTCCCTTTCCAAACCCGCATTTATGCGCGAATGGGCCCGATACAACAATGCAATGAAATTATCCGAGCAGGAGAACCAGTTATGGAAATTCAGACATAGCCGAAGCAGGAAACGTCATGACAAAAAACAACGAGAGATTCATGCTAAAAACATAAAATTTGTTAATGAAAACAGAGATATTGTTGAGCGCGGTCGTCACTGGCAATGTCTGTTGCGTTTTGCAGAACTCGTGCTCATGCATCCGGAAAGGATTGAATTAGAATTTGGTGACGAGAAACTGGTTCGGAATGCTTTAAGAAATTGCCTGGATTTTATTACTCCTGAGGTTCCCACACTTCGTGAGCTGGCGGCCCTGAAATGCGAATCTAAATACAACCATTCAGAGACGATCTTATATGCAGCTTGTCTGGAGATTCTACGTGCAGAAGGTAATCTTGAATGCGTCAATATCGGGTTGCTTACAGCGTTAAGAACTAACATTCACATGGGATATGACTCGGTTACGATGGAAGAACGTGATGCGCTACAAACTGAAATAGACCGCCTCATTTTTCCTGATAATGAAAGTGCTGAAAAATATCTCCGACAGTATGTTGAACCCCAACTCGCTCAACCATGCCCTCACCCTGAAATTTGGATGTTAAGTGGAGAAGAGGTCTTCAATAATTCACGGGCCAAACTTTCCATTGAGTGGCTTCATCGTTTTACTGATTTATCCCTTGACTCAGTAGATACTCTTTTTGAAATTGCTGCTCAATACGGCGATCGTGAAGTCTTAAAAGAGATTATTGCAGAGCGATGCTCAGAGATGGTTTCAGAACAGCCCAATTCAACAAAAAATGAGGATATTGAACGGAAGAAAATATTCTGGATGGTACGTGAGTTCTACTTTATGGAGAATATTACGGATAATTATTGGGCATGGCTAAAATCTGACAAAAATAATTTACTGCATTTTTATGAACGTTCCGGGCGTATGAGTCGAAGTGAGCACCGAGCCTGGCCGGAACTTACCTCAATGAAGGTTGAAGCCATTTTAGACGCTTTTATTGAACACTGGCCGCATGTTGATCTACCTAATAGCTGGGGTAGTGATAGTCCTAAAGAAGAGAAAGCCTACCGCTTTTTAACTGATTTGATTTGGTCAATTAACTCGGACAAACCCGATATTGCAATACCGGTGCTGAACCGTCTTCTTAATGATCCACGAATCACCAATCTACATAAGGAATTGCAAAGCATAAACGCCGATCAGATCAGAAAAAAAGCGCTCAGGGATTTTGAACCACCGACGCCGAACGAGATAGTCCAACGCCTGGATTGTGACTCAGTAGTTACTGTTGAAGGCCTGCGTCAGTTAGTGATTCAGGAGCTTAATGATTTCCAGAAAGCAATTGATGGGGGGGAGTTTAACTCCGTAGATCGCTTCTATGAGAAAAATGACCGCCTTGATGAGGTAAAATCCACAGAGATTATTGCAGAACGTCTGAATTTAAGACTTCAGCCTCAGGGCATCACTATAACTCCAGAGCATCAGCTGAAAGGGAAAAACAGGAGTGATTTCACAGCATCTAAATTAATAGGCGGAAGAAGACGGTTGCTGGTTACGGAAGTCAAAGGTCAGTGGCACAGAGAGTTATATTCTGCCGCTTCAGCTCAACTCTATGACCGTTATTCCATTCACCCTGATGCAGAACAGCAAGGTATCTTTCTTGTTATATGGTTTGGAGAAAGCGAAACCGTTGCTGGCCGCAAAGCCCACGGAATAAAAACCGCTCAGGAGCTTAAAATTAGTATTGAAGCAGTATTACAGTCCGATCTCCGTGGATTAATTGATGTTTTCGTTTTAGATGTTGCACGGCGCAGTAAACACTAA
- a CDS encoding type II toxin-antitoxin system PemK/MazF family toxin: MERGEIWLVSLDPIAGHEQSGKRPVLIVSKASFNKLTRLPVVVPVTSGGNFARTAGFTVSLEGAGTKTTGVIRCDQPRTIDMAARNGMRLERIPDAVVNEVLARLDAILN, encoded by the coding sequence ATGGAAAGAGGGGAAATCTGGCTTGTTTCACTGGATCCGATTGCTGGCCACGAGCAAAGTGGAAAACGTCCGGTTCTTATCGTATCGAAGGCATCGTTTAACAAGCTGACCCGGCTACCGGTGGTGGTTCCCGTTACCAGCGGCGGAAACTTTGCACGTACAGCAGGTTTCACCGTTTCACTGGAAGGGGCGGGGACAAAAACAACGGGCGTTATTCGCTGCGACCAGCCCAGAACCATTGATATGGCGGCCCGGAACGGCATGCGGCTGGAACGCATACCTGACGCCGTTGTAAATGAGGTGCTTGCCAGGCTGGATGCGATTCTGAATTAA
- a CDS encoding AbrB/MazE/SpoVT family DNA-binding domain-containing protein has protein sequence MYTTRLKKVGGSIMLAVPPAVLKTLELSTDSEVGMTINNGCLIIEPQKRPHYSLEELLAQCDPHAEMSEEDREWIDAPAVGREIL, from the coding sequence ATGTATACAACTCGTCTGAAAAAGGTCGGCGGATCCATCATGCTGGCGGTTCCTCCCGCCGTACTGAAAACGCTGGAGCTGTCGACGGACAGCGAAGTCGGCATGACTATTAATAATGGCTGCCTGATTATTGAACCCCAGAAGCGGCCTCACTATTCGCTTGAGGAACTGCTGGCGCAGTGCGATCCGCACGCTGAAATGAGCGAAGAGGATCGGGAATGGATCGATGCGCCTGCGGTGGGCAGGGAGATCCTGTAA
- a CDS encoding RidA family protein, translating to MTTREAVFPFGRQALYERNRYSPAIKSNGFLFVSGQVGSREDGSPEEDLNAQIRLAFDNLNAVLTAAGCTFDDVVDVTLFVVDPESNLDAIWSILPEYWGEAPYPTLTGIGVTWLYGFQFEIKVIARLP from the coding sequence ATGACAACACGCGAAGCCGTTTTTCCCTTCGGTCGGCAGGCGCTCTACGAGCGCAACCGGTATTCACCGGCCATCAAATCTAACGGCTTCCTGTTTGTTTCGGGGCAGGTTGGTAGCCGGGAGGATGGTTCGCCTGAAGAGGATCTCAACGCGCAGATCCGGCTGGCATTCGATAACCTTAATGCTGTCCTCACGGCTGCGGGCTGCACGTTCGATGACGTGGTTGACGTTACCCTCTTTGTCGTCGATCCCGAGTCAAACCTCGACGCTATCTGGAGTATCCTGCCAGAATATTGGGGGGAAGCGCCTTACCCGACGTTGACCGGGATCGGCGTGACGTGGCTGTACGGATTCCAGTTTGAGATTAAGGTGATTGCCAGGCTGCCCTAA
- a CDS encoding LysR family transcriptional regulator produces the protein MDRFDAMRAFARVVEAGSFTKAAQTLHMSKTTVTQLIQQLEARLRVKLLHRTTRRLGVTPDGAVYYERVIRLLADMEDAENSLSSSAKAPRGRLRVDVPTPLARLVLVPALPAFHARYPDIQFDMGVSDRVVDLIGDNVDCVLRGGEINDQSLIARHVGDLQIGVYVAPSYVERLGVPAHPRELENTDHRIVGFLSSRTGKVDPLVLRCESEHLEITGSYVLAVDDGNAYLEAGLAGLGVIALPVYMAAAHQACGSLIPLFEDWRIDPMPLYLAFPPNRHVNAKLRVFIDWIVELMRQHVPTSTHK, from the coding sequence ATGGATCGTTTCGATGCGATGCGCGCCTTTGCTCGCGTGGTGGAGGCAGGCAGTTTCACCAAGGCTGCCCAAACGCTTCACATGAGCAAAACCACGGTGACGCAGCTTATTCAGCAGCTTGAAGCGCGCCTACGCGTCAAGCTGCTCCATCGCACCACCCGCAGGCTCGGCGTCACTCCTGATGGCGCGGTCTACTACGAACGCGTCATCCGCCTGCTGGCGGACATGGAAGATGCTGAAAACAGCCTGTCCAGTTCGGCGAAAGCGCCCAGGGGAAGGCTACGGGTAGATGTGCCCACTCCCCTCGCCCGCCTTGTGCTGGTGCCCGCGCTACCGGCTTTTCACGCGCGCTACCCTGATATCCAGTTCGACATGGGGGTGAGTGACCGGGTGGTGGATCTGATCGGCGATAACGTGGATTGCGTCCTGCGAGGCGGTGAAATCAACGATCAGTCCCTGATCGCACGCCATGTTGGCGATTTGCAAATCGGTGTTTACGTCGCGCCGAGCTATGTGGAACGCCTAGGCGTCCCTGCGCATCCGCGAGAGCTGGAGAACACGGACCATCGCATAGTTGGATTCTTGTCCTCACGCACCGGTAAGGTTGATCCTCTGGTACTGCGCTGTGAGAGTGAACATTTGGAAATCACGGGCAGCTACGTGCTTGCTGTGGATGATGGCAACGCCTACCTCGAAGCCGGGCTCGCGGGATTAGGCGTGATTGCGCTACCCGTTTATATGGCGGCAGCACATCAGGCTTGTGGCTCCTTGATTCCGCTATTTGAAGACTGGCGTATTGATCCAATGCCCCTGTATCTGGCCTTTCCGCCGAACCGCCACGTTAACGCCAAGCTGCGCGTTTTTATTGATTGGATCGTTGAATTGATGCGGCAGCATGTCCCCACTTCTACCCATAAGTAA
- a CDS encoding XRE family transcriptional regulator — MGRTLEQLIADEKPEVVASAQAIATDILLNIHLAELREKVQKTQVEMAQALGIRQPTVAVMEKPGRDLKLSSLKRYVEAAGGKLRLDVELPDGSHYEFVL; from the coding sequence ATGGGAAGAACCCTTGAGCAGCTTATAGCGGATGAAAAGCCGGAGGTTGTCGCCAGCGCTCAGGCGATAGCAACGGATATTTTGCTCAACATTCATCTTGCTGAGTTACGCGAGAAAGTACAAAAAACGCAGGTAGAAATGGCGCAGGCGTTGGGTATCAGGCAACCTACCGTTGCGGTAATGGAAAAGCCCGGGCGCGATTTGAAACTCTCTTCTCTCAAGCGCTACGTTGAGGCTGCGGGCGGAAAGCTGCGGCTTGATGTGGAGCTGCCGGATGGCTCGCACTATGAGTTTGTGCTGTAG
- a CDS encoding type II toxin-antitoxin system RelE/ParE family toxin — MWAINTTDRFDRWFTSLDDTERASVLAALLVLREKGPGLSRPYADTLKGSRHSNMKELRIQSKGDPLRAFFAFDPNRMGIVLCAGNKVGNERRFYDEMLLVADREFTHWLNTLKERE; from the coding sequence GTGTGGGCAATTAACACGACGGACAGGTTTGATCGCTGGTTCACTTCGCTTGACGATACCGAACGCGCCAGCGTACTTGCAGCGCTGCTGGTTTTGCGAGAGAAGGGCCCGGGTTTATCGAGACCCTACGCTGATACGCTTAAAGGCTCTCGTCACAGCAACATGAAAGAGCTACGTATTCAGAGTAAGGGCGATCCCTTGCGGGCGTTTTTCGCCTTTGATCCAAACCGAATGGGGATCGTGCTTTGTGCGGGCAATAAGGTCGGCAATGAAAGGCGATTCTACGATGAGATGCTTCTCGTTGCTGACCGGGAATTCACTCACTGGCTGAATACATTAAAAGAGAGGGAATAG
- a CDS encoding glutathione S-transferase family protein, with product MIKLVGMMDSPYVRRVAISLELYGVEFESQPLSVFSTFNAFSRINPAVKAPTLILDNGIRLMDSSLILNYFEAQAASERKLLPVAPDALAKDLQTLGFILAAAEKAVQNVYEHNQRPAEKQHALWVERITIQLLAACREWNTLLETRPATATPDQVAVTSTVVWTFIQSMIPHVVNVADFREIQAFAESFESQAFFKKYPFN from the coding sequence ATGATTAAGCTTGTTGGCATGATGGATTCACCTTATGTACGGCGCGTGGCGATCTCCCTTGAGCTTTATGGCGTTGAGTTTGAAAGCCAGCCGCTGTCAGTCTTTAGCACCTTCAACGCGTTCTCCCGGATCAACCCGGCTGTAAAAGCGCCAACGCTGATTCTGGATAACGGAATACGGCTGATGGACTCTTCGCTGATACTGAATTATTTTGAGGCTCAAGCTGCCTCCGAGCGGAAACTCCTGCCCGTCGCGCCGGATGCGCTGGCAAAGGATCTTCAGACGCTGGGCTTTATCCTCGCCGCCGCTGAAAAAGCGGTGCAAAATGTGTATGAGCACAACCAGCGTCCGGCGGAAAAGCAGCACGCCTTATGGGTCGAACGCATTACAATTCAGCTGCTGGCGGCCTGCAGGGAATGGAATACCTTACTGGAGACGCGTCCGGCGACCGCAACTCCCGATCAGGTTGCCGTCACGAGTACGGTTGTCTGGACGTTTATTCAGTCGATGATCCCGCACGTCGTTAACGTAGCGGATTTTAGAGAGATTCAGGCGTTTGCCGAATCATTCGAATCACAGGCATTTTTTAAAAAATATCCGTTCAACTAA
- the cbl gene encoding HTH-type transcriptional regulator Cbl yields the protein MNFQQLKIIREAARRDYNLTEVANMLYTSQSGVSRHIRELEEELGIEIFIRRGKRLLGMTEPGKALLTIAERILNEASNVRRLADLFTNDASGVLTIATTHTQARYSLPPVIKAFRELFPDVRLELIQGTPQEIEVLLQNGGADIGIASERLSNDPLLVAFPWFRWYHSLLLPVDHPLNQVSPLSLEDIAKWPLITYRQGITGRSRIDEAFNRKGLTPDVVLSAQDSDVIKTYVELGLGIGLVAEQSSGEREDGNLVRLDTRHLFDANTVWLGLKRGQLQRNYVWRFIELCNAGLSVDEIKRQVMEPEEVAIDYQI from the coding sequence GTGAATTTCCAGCAACTTAAAATTATCCGTGAGGCGGCCAGGCGGGACTACAACCTGACCGAGGTCGCCAATATGCTCTATACCTCTCAGTCCGGTGTCAGCCGCCACATCCGCGAGCTGGAAGAGGAGCTGGGCATAGAGATCTTTATCCGTCGCGGCAAGCGGCTGCTCGGCATGACGGAGCCGGGTAAGGCTTTGCTCACCATTGCAGAGCGGATCCTCAACGAGGCCAGCAACGTGCGTCGTCTGGCGGATCTCTTCACCAATGACGCCTCGGGCGTACTCACCATCGCCACCACCCACACCCAGGCGCGCTACAGCCTGCCGCCGGTTATCAAAGCGTTCCGCGAACTTTTCCCCGACGTCCGTCTGGAGCTCATCCAGGGCACGCCGCAGGAAATCGAAGTGCTGCTGCAAAACGGTGGGGCGGATATCGGCATCGCCAGCGAACGCCTGAGCAACGACCCGCTGCTGGTGGCGTTCCCCTGGTTCCGCTGGTACCACAGCTTATTACTTCCGGTCGACCATCCGCTGAATCAGGTTTCCCCTCTGTCGCTGGAAGACATTGCGAAATGGCCGCTGATTACCTACCGCCAGGGGATCACCGGACGCTCGCGCATTGATGAAGCCTTCAACCGCAAAGGGCTAACGCCGGACGTGGTGCTGAGCGCACAGGATTCTGACGTGATCAAAACCTACGTCGAGCTGGGTCTGGGCATTGGTCTGGTGGCGGAACAGTCCAGCGGAGAACGCGAGGACGGGAACCTGGTGCGTCTTGATACGCGTCACCTGTTTGATGCCAACACCGTATGGCTTGGCCTGAAGCGCGGGCAGCTGCAGCGCAACTACGTGTGGCGCTTTATCGAGCTCTGCAACGCCGGGCTGTCGGTGGATGAGATTAAACGCCAGGTGATGGAACCGGAAGAAGTGGCGATTGATTATCAGATTTAG
- the nac gene encoding nitrogen assimilation transcriptional regulator NAC has protein sequence MNLRRLKYFVKIVDIGSLTQAAEVLHIAQPALSQQVATLEGEMDQQLLIRTKRGVTPTEAGKILYTHARTILRQCEQAQLAVNNVGQTLSGHVSIGLAPGTAASSITMPLLQAVRAELPEVLVYLHENSGSMLNDKLLNGQLDMAVLYDRSPVAGITSQPLLKEDLYLVGTRDCPGQSVDLTAVAEMNLYLPRDYSAVRVRVDEAFSLRRLTAKIIGEIDSISTLTAAIASGMGVTVLPESAARSLCSAANGWMARITTPSMSLPLSLNMSARGSLTPQAQAVKEILMSLVSKPSLENRELQLVS, from the coding sequence ATGAACTTAAGACGACTGAAATACTTCGTAAAAATCGTCGATATCGGCAGCCTGACTCAAGCGGCAGAAGTGCTGCATATCGCGCAGCCTGCGCTGAGCCAGCAGGTGGCTACTCTGGAAGGCGAGATGGATCAGCAGTTACTGATTCGCACCAAACGCGGCGTTACGCCAACGGAAGCAGGTAAGATCCTGTATACCCATGCGCGCACCATCCTCCGCCAGTGTGAACAGGCGCAGCTCGCGGTGAATAACGTGGGCCAGACCCTGAGCGGGCACGTTTCTATCGGCCTGGCGCCGGGAACGGCCGCGTCCTCTATTACCATGCCGCTGCTGCAGGCCGTCCGCGCCGAGCTGCCTGAGGTGCTGGTATACCTGCACGAAAACAGCGGCTCCATGCTGAATGACAAACTGCTCAACGGCCAGCTGGATATGGCGGTCCTTTACGATCGCTCCCCGGTCGCCGGCATTACCAGCCAGCCGCTGCTGAAAGAAGATCTCTACCTCGTGGGCACCCGCGACTGTCCGGGCCAGAGCGTAGACCTTACCGCCGTGGCAGAGATGAACCTTTATCTGCCGCGCGACTACAGCGCCGTGCGCGTGCGCGTGGACGAAGCGTTCTCCCTGCGCCGTCTGACGGCCAAAATCATCGGTGAAATCGACTCGATCTCCACGCTGACCGCAGCCATTGCCAGCGGAATGGGCGTGACGGTTCTGCCAGAATCTGCAGCCCGCTCGCTGTGCAGCGCGGCGAACGGCTGGATGGCACGCATCACCACGCCTTCCATGAGCCTGCCGCTGTCGCTGAACATGTCTGCACGCGGTTCGCTGACGCCGCAGGCGCAGGCGGTAAAAGAGATTTTGATGTCGCTGGTCAGCAAGCCGTCGCTTGAGAATCGTGAACTTCAGCTCGTGAGCTGA